From Echeneis naucrates chromosome 7, fEcheNa1.1, whole genome shotgun sequence, one genomic window encodes:
- the LOC115046337 gene encoding L-rhamnose-binding lectin SML-like produces MLHFSPGTALLLATTCLLATEVSTERVVTCDDRGNVQLLRCDIGVVRVQSALYGRTDGETCREGRPRKQLRNTECSQNNTVDIIKRRCDGKKMCEINTDVVRISDPCVGTYKYLETYYTCFPAIRVIACENSVADLFCAEGQVIYVYGAEYGRRDQTTCIYQQPSRQIEDVECLNPTDKVAESCNGKNRCTISARNSVFGDPCVGTYKYLDISYVCEYPVV; encoded by the exons ATGCTGCATTTCAGCCCCGGCACTGCGCTAT TGCTGGCGACAACATGTTTGCTTGCCACAGAAG TTTCCACTGAAAGGGTGGTCACATGTGATGACCGCGGCAATGTCCAACTCCTGAGATGTG ATATAGGAGTGGTCCGTGTGCAGTCAGCATTGTATGGACGTACAGATGGTGAGACCTGCAGGGAAGGCAGACCTCGGAAACAACTTCGAAACACAGAGTGCTCTCAAAACAATACTGTGGACATCATCAAGAGAAG GTGTGATGGCAAGAAGATGTGTGAGATAAACACAGATGTTGTTCGTATCTCTGATCCTTGTGTTGGCACCTACAAATATCTGGAGACCTACTATACCTGCTTCCCAGCAA TTCGTGTCATTGCTTGTGAGAATTCTGTGGCGGATCTCTTCTGTG CTGAAGGGCAGGTGATATATGTTTACGGGGCAGAATATGGGCGTCGTGATCAGACTACCTGCATCTACCAGCAGCCTTCAAGACAGATTGAAGATGTCGAGTGCTTGAACCCCACTGACAAAGTTGCGGAAAG TTGTAATGGGAAGAATAGGTGTACTATCTCAGCACGCAACTCAGTGTTTGGAGACCCCTGCGTTGGAACTTACAAGTACCTGGACATTTcttatgtgtgtgaat ATCCTGTGGTCTAG
- the casp9 gene encoding caspase-9: MEERHREILQRNRTSVVKDLDPSNIYDHLLEKGVFTQDMIDEIKSSGTRRDQARQLLRDLETRGSRAFPLFLLCLEETGHHSLVELLQAGAPPVHLQPVKPNQAIHPVLQPLPVLSPMDVVKQKKDNTPVYPIQRPSTAPSPSPEREPIMPRPPARTRRDSIQSYKMDAAPCGHCLIINNVEFEPQSNLSNRKGSNIDCEKLERRFKALNFIVEVKTNQKHSQIKRELSALSKKDHSQYDCCVVIILSHGTDVSHNRFPGAVYGVDGHYVAVQNITNYLNGQHCPSLQGKPKLFFIQACGGDEKDTGFEVSPDEVKPSFGEKDDQTDAIPMSSSSDSLSMSDEPDARATLPTPSDILVSYSTFPGYVSWRDAQAGTWYVETLDRILEENVATVDLVTMLMMVNNEVSQNSAKGLYKQMPGSFNFLRKRLYFQNQA, encoded by the exons ATGGAGGAAAGACACAGGGAGATACTTCAACGCAACAGGACCAGTGTGGTGAAGGACCTGGACCCATCAAACATCTACGACCACCTTCTTGAAAAAGGAGTTTTCACCCAAGACATGATCGATGAGATAAAG AGCTCGGGGACCAGACGGGACCAGGCTAGACAGTTACTCCGGGATCTAGAGACCCGTGGGAGTCGAGCATTTCCATTATTCCTGCTGTGCCTTGAGGAGACAGGTCATCACAGCCTGGTAGAGCTGCTGCAGGCTGGAGCTCCTCCTGTTCATCTGCAGCCTGTAAAACCCAACCAGGCCATCCACCCTGTTCTCCAGCCTCTCCCAGTCT TATCTCCGATGGATGTCGTTAAGCAAAAAAAAGATAACACCCCTGTCTATCCAATACAGAGACCCAGTACTGCTCCGAGTCCAT CACCTGAAAGGGAGCCCATAATGCCAAGGCCTCCAGCTAGAACACGACGGGATAGTATTCAG AGCTATAAGATGGACGCCGCCCCATGTGGACACTGTCTCATCATAAACAATGTGGAATTTGAACCTCAGAGCAATCTGAGTAATCGCAAAGGCTCCAACATAGACTGTGAAAAGCTGGAGAGAAGATTTAAGGCACTCAACTTTATTGTGGAAGTCaagacaaaccaaaaacataGC caaatcaAGCGTGAACTGTCGGCTTTGTCTAAGAAGGACCACTCGCAATATGACTGCTGTGTGGTCATTATACTGTCACATGGGACCGAC GTGAGTCACAACCGCTTCCCTGGCGCTGTGTATGGTGTGGATGGACACTATGTCGCAGTTCAGAATATCACAAACTACCTGAATGGCCAGCATTGCCCCTCTTTACAGGGCAAACCCAAACTTTTCTTCATCCAGGCATGTGGAGGAG ATGAAAAAGACACTGGCTTTGAAGTGTCACCCGATGAGGTTAAACCATCATTCGGCGAAAAAGATGATCAGACAGACGCCATTCCTATGTCATCCAGCAGTGACTCTCTGAGCATGTCTGATGAACCGGACGCCAGAGCCACTCTGCCCACTCCAAGTGACATTTTAGTGTCCTACTCAACATTTcctg GTTATGTTTCTTGGAGAGACGCTCAGGCGGGAACCTGGTACGTGGAGACATTGGACCGTATTCTGGAGGAAAATGTTGCCACTGTTGACTTGGTTACAATGTTGATGATG GTTAACAATGAAGTCTCCCAGAACTCTGCAAAAGGCCTCTACAAGCAAATGCCTGGTTCTTTTAACTTTCTCCGCAAACGTCTGTACTTTCAAAACCAGGCATAG
- the dnajc16 gene encoding dnaJ homolog subfamily C member 16, whose protein sequence is MAGSKMSLLLAVVLVLSEMLTGASQAGLEMDPYKVLGVTRSASQAEIKKVYKRLAKEWHPDKNRNPGAEDMFIKITKSYEILSNEDKRANYDRYGQTDDTQAYGSGRYGHRHDSFYFDESFFNFPFNSKTHRDFADSKFTLHFNQYINDVVPDSYKRPYLIKITSDWCFSCIHIEPVWKEVVQEMETLGVGIGVVDVGYERRLANHLGAHRTPSILGVINGKVTFFHYAVAKEHLRQFVEDLLPQRLVERVTDKNDLQFLNSWHEINKPHVLLFDQVPVVPLLYKLTAFAYKDYMQFGYVDQGLSETANLQKQFNINTYAPTMLVFKENIDKPADIIQAKGMKKQIIDEFMANNKFLLAPRLVNQKLFDELCPVKQFHRRRKYCVLLITRDEETFSFGNQEFLSFASTNTKEVVRFAYVYQRLQQPLCDILTQNKDSGQSPPQVVILERRNAAGKVLFKPVTAWNGSEEDKQCLLDELERLHKDPSILIHDAMLPELNNEFASMFVIRWIYASYDYLSEVIDDILHNNWREMMPLLSLIFSALFILFGTVVIQAFSDSSEDKQTKPKTRDGTKAENGSPGAGASRLPKKNFVEVTELTDITYMSNLVKLRPGHMNIVLVLTDASKNILLSKFAKEVYSFTGSLTLHFSFLNIDKHSEWMNTMLEYAQDAMQIDADEDDGGNHKIDYTGYVLALNGHKKYLCLFKPVYTGEDHEGKSSEDEGGATGRLRSSSRDDHPPRKSNRSRSISTLQIHHKLDRLGLWMERLMEGTLPRYYIPAWPGLDKITPCK, encoded by the exons ATGGCAGGGTCGAAGATGTCTTTGCTGCTGGCTGTAGTGTTGGTCCTCTCAGAGATGCTGACAGGAGCATCTCAAGCTGGGCTTGAAATGGACCCCTACAAAGTTTTAGGAGTGACCAGGAGTGCAAGCCAGGCTGAGATCAAGAAGGTCTACAAGCGGCTTGCAAAAGAATG GCATcctgacaaaaacagaaatcctgGAGCTGAGGACATGTTCATCAAGATTACCAAATCTTATGAG ATCCTATCCAATGAAGACAAACGTGCCAATTACGACCGTTatggacagactgatgacaCCCAGGCATATGGCAGCGGTCGCTACGGACATCGCCATGACAGTTTTTACTTCGACGAGTCTTTCTTCAACTTTCCGTTCAACAGCAAAACCCACAGAGACTTTGCTGACAGCAAGTTCACGTTGCACTTTAACCAGTACATCAACGACGTGGTGCCTGACAGCTACAAGAGACCATACCTGATAAAGATTACCTCTGACTGGTGCTTCAGCTGCATCCACATTGAGCCCGTCTGGAAAGAGGTGGTGCAGGAGATGGAGACTCTAG GTGTTGGGATAGGCGTGGTGGATGTTGGCTATGAGAGACGGTTAGCCAATCACCTTGGTGCTCATCGCACCCCATCAATACTCGGAGTCATCAATGGCAAAGTAACATTTTTCCATTACGCTGTTGCAAAGGAGCATCTTAGGCAGTTTGTAGAGGACCTTCTTCCTCAGAGACTTGTGGAGAGG gtCACTGACAAGAATGACCTGCAGTTCTTGAACAGCTGGCATGAGATCAACAAGCcacatgtgcttttgtttgacCAAGTACCTGTAGTTCCTCTTTTATACAAA CTGACAGCTTTTGCTTATAAGGACTACATGCAGTTTGGCTATGTGGACCAGGGCCTTTCCGAGACAGCCAATCTGCAGAAACAGTTCAATATTAACACTTACGCCCCAACCATGCTGGTCTTCAAAGAAAATATTGACAAGCCTGCCGACATTATACAG GCTAAAGGAATGAAGAAGCAAATTATCGATGAGTTCATGGCAAACAATAAATTTCTCCTTGCGCCAAGGCTTGTGAATCAGAAGCTGTTTGATGAGCTCTGTCCTGTCAAACAATTTCACAGACGCAGGAA ATACTGTGTCCTGCTGATCACACGTGACGAAGAGACCTTTTCTTTTGGAAACCAGGAGTTTCTTTCATTTGCCTCAACCAATACCAAGGAGGTTGTAAGATTTGCCTATGTGTATCAACGGCTACAGCAGCCACTTTGTGACATCCTCACACAAAACAAGGACAGTGGACAGTCACCACCCCAG GTGGTGATCCTGGAGAGGCGTAATGCTGCAGGGAAGGTCTTGTTTAAGCCAGTGACTGCCTGGAATGGCAGTGAGGAAGACAAACAATGTCTTCTGGACGAGTTGGAGCGATTACATAAGGACCCGTCTATTCTCATCCACGACGCCATGTTGCCTGAGCTCAACAACGAGTTTGCCTCG ATGTTTGTAATCCGATGGATCTATGCATCTTACGATTACCTCTCTGAAGTAATTGATGATATTCTGCATAACAACTG GCGTGAGATGATGCCTCTTCTGTCCCTcatcttttctgctttgttcatcCTGTTTGGAACTGTGGTCATCCAAGCCTTCAG tgactCAAGTGAAGATAAGCAGACCAAACCGAAGACAAGAGAtggaacaaaagcagaaaatggtTCACCAGGGGCTGGTGCTTCCAG GCTTCCCAAGAAGAATTTTGTGGAGGTGACGGAGCTGACAGATATCACTTATATGAGCAACCTGGTGAAGTTAAGGCCAGGACACATGAACATAGTTCTGGTGCTCACTGACGCTTCCAAGAACATCCTCCTTAGTAAATTTGCCAAAGAGGTGTACTCCTTCACAGG GAGCCTGACATTGCATTTTTCCTTCCTGAATATTGACAAGCACAGTGAGTGGATGAACACAATGCTGGAATATGCCCAGGATGCCATGCAGATCgatgcagatgaagatgatggtggaAACCACAAGATAGACTACACTGGCTATGTGCTTGCACTTAATGGCCACAAAAAATACCTTTGTCTGTTTAAGCCTGTCTATACTGGAGAAGACCATGAAGGTAAGTCATCTGAGGATGAAGGAGGCGCTACAGGAAGACTGAGGTCCAGTTCCCGTGACGACCATCCGCCACGCAAATCCAACCGATCCCGCAGCATATCCACTCTGCAGATCCACCACAAACTGGATCGTCTGGGCTTGTGGATGGAAAGGCTCATGGAAGGCACATTGCCTCGCTACTACATCCCAGCTTGGCCAGGACTAGACAAGATCACTCCGTGTAAATAG